A single genomic interval of Schistocerca americana isolate TAMUIC-IGC-003095 chromosome 2, iqSchAmer2.1, whole genome shotgun sequence harbors:
- the LOC124593879 gene encoding RNA-binding protein 25-like has protein sequence RDRDRDRDRGRGRDRDRDRDRDRDRDRDRDRDRDRGRDRDRDREEEDRERERQRERERQRERERQRRERDRRERERQRERERQRERERQRERERQRERERQRERERQRERERQRERERQRERERQRERERQRERERQRERERTEGERETEGERETEGERETEERERQRERERQRERERQRERERQEGERETEGERETEGESETEGERETKGERETKGERETKGERETKGERETKGEIETKGERETKGERETKGERETKGERETKGERETKGERETKGERETKGERETKGERETKGERETKGERETKGERETKGERETKGERETKGERETKGERETKGERETKGERETKGERETRERERQRERERQRERERQRE, from the exons agagacagagacagagacagagacagagggagagggagagacagagacagagacagagacagagacagagacagagacagagacagagac agagacagagacagagggagagacagagacagagacagagaggaagaggacagggagagagagagacagagggagagagagagacagagggagagagagagacagaggagagagagagacagaagggagagagagagacagagggagagagagagacagagggagagagagagacagagggagagagagagacagagggagagagagagacagagggagagagagagacagagggagagagagagacagagggagagagagagacagagggagagagagagacagagggagagagagagacagagggagagagagagacagagggagagagagaggacagagggagagagagagacagagggagagagagagacagagggagagagagagacagaggagagagagagacagagggagagagagagacagagggagagagagagacagagggagagagagagacaggagggagagagagagacagagggagagagagagacagagggagagagcgagacagagggagagagagagacaaagggagagagagagacaaagggagagagagagacaaagggagagagagagacaaagggagagagagagacaaagggagagatagagacaaagggagagagagagacaaagggagagagagagacaaagggagagagagagacaaagggagagagagagacaaagggagagagagagacaaagggagagagagagacaaagggagagagagagacaaagggagagagagagacaaagggagagagagagacaaagggagagagagagacaaagggagagagagagacaaagggagagagagagacaaagggagagagagagacaaagggagagagagagacaaagggagagagagagacaaagggagagagagagacaaagggagagagagagacaaagggagagagagagacaaagggagagagagagacaagggagagagagagacaaagggagagagagagacaaagggagagagagagacaaagggag